The Pochonia chlamydosporia 170 chromosome Unknown PCv3seq00008, whole genome shotgun sequence sequence ACTTTCACCGTGGCCTATATTAGATTTCACTGCGCCAATGTGAAGAGGCTGGTCTTTGCTTCGGCGCTTGGTGATGGGAGCATACACGTCCATGATGCCTTGCATCTCCTCGTGGTCGCCGGCTTGGGTTCCGGTGCCGTGAAGCTCAACGTACGAAACGTCTAAAGGATCCACACCAGCTTGACGAAGGACCTGACGGGACAGGTATGCCTGGTGACCAGCGTGAGGATGAGTGATAGAGACAGCTTGGGCAGAGTGGTTGGTTCCAGCGGCCAGGATGACGCCCAGAATATTATCGTTGTCGGCGTTGGCATCCTCAAGCCTCTTGATAACAAGAGAGCCAACACCGTCCGCTCGGCAGTACCCATCAGCAGTGGCGTCCCAAGTCTTGCATGCATTATGGCCTTTGGTAAGGAAGTGGCCGTTGCAAAGGCCGGCAAAACCATCCGGGTTGGTGAGTACATTGACGCCTCCAGCAACGGCAGTGTCAACATCGCCGTTCCAGAGAGCCTGGCAGGCCACTTCAATggcagccagaccagacgagcAGGCAGTATCAATGCTGTAGCTGGGTCCGGCAAACTTGAAGAAGTAGTTGATGCGGCCGGGGCCAAAAGCTCGGCATCCACCAGGGATGTAGTAGGTGCTAACTTCCTGGCCTTGATTGACCTCACGATAATCATCAGCAGCCTGACCATAGTAAGTACCCACACGCTCTAAGCGCGTTGAAGGAGTTCGGTTGCCGACGAAGCCTGACTGCTCTAAAGCTTCATACGCTGTCACAAGAGCGAGACGCATTTGAGGATCGACGACTTGCGCCTCACGGGGagacatgttgaagaatgggGCGTCAAACATCCCAGGTTCGTCAATAAAGCAGCCATATTGAGTCATGCTCTTGTTGAGTTGCTTTCCCGTAGGGTCATAATGAGTATCAATGTCAAATCGGTCTGCAGGGATACGTCGGGACACATCAAGACCCTTCTCCAAGATATCCCAGAATTTGGCGTTGCTTGTGGCGCCACCGGGGAGCCTGCAGGAcatgccaacaatggcaagttTCGACTGAGCGCTTCCACGAGGAGCAGTATCCCTGGGACTGACATCAGAGAGCCAAGGCATGAAGTCGTTCGTGGTGACCTTGACTCCAGGGAGATCCTTGCTGAGGGCTGAGTTGAGCTCATTCAGAGGCATCGAGTTGCCAAAGCTAGATAGCACTACAGAACACGCGCCGCCATCTTTCACATTATTGACGATGTTGTTAATGACCCGATCCCAAGTTATGCCCTTGGTGAGGAGCTCAGTTACAACGGACTCAAACAGCTCAGCTGCATCCTTGGCAGGGAATGGTGAGCCAGTGCTAGTAGAGTAAATAGGCATTAACGGCCACACTTTTCTCGTCATGGTGTGCAGTTGCCCGCCATCATGGACAATTGTCCTCGTGTGCTGAGAGTTGTAAATATGTGGCGCATGGCAAAGACCGCCATAAACTGGCAAAGCAATAAATCTGGCAGTACGATAAAACTCAGACTTATTGAACAaagccttgagcttggccGGCGGGCCGCTGATCGTAACTGAAGATTGGGCAATTGCGCTGATGAAGATCTTGCCGGTTGAGGGAACAGGCGACCGGGCGTGGAAGCTGTCCAGTTCCTTTTGCGCGGTGGTATGATCTACACCGTGCACAACGTAGGCCCATGTGTCAGGAGACTGCGACAAGTCACGAGATTCCAGTCCCTCTGAGATTCTTGACACAAGGAACCCAAGACGGAGAGCGACACGGATGGCATCGGCGCCAGCAAGCGGCAGGTCGCTGAGACTGGGTGACAGGGATATGGCTGTCGAGGCAAGTAGTCCGATGCCAAGACCAGTTAGGCTTTGGCCTTCAAATTCAATCAATTCATTTCGGCGGTTGATGGCATATCTGTGACATGGATTCATCGTTAGCACTGTCATCTTGTATTGGCCACGGCCTGGTACTCTTACCCAATATAGATTGCAAGTTGGGCAACAATAAGCAAAGCGCCATCTACAGCACCGCAAAGTAGCCCTTCACGCAACTCGTCATTCTCACCCCAAGCAAGAATAGTTTCGAATGCAGGAAATAAACTCCTCAATTCAGCTGGAAgcttctcaatctcctccttAGCAACGACAGTCGCCTCGTGAATGAACTCTGCTAGCGTACGATATCGACTGTCTTTAGAGTGTTTGTGAATTTGGCGAAAAATGCTTTGGAGATCGCCCTTTGGAAACTCGTTGCTGAAGTAGACGAATTCCATATCAGGCACCCCCAAGTCAGaggtggaggatggtgtcGAGGAGGGCGTAGAGTCAGACATTGTGCTGTTGTGTAATGACCCAGTAGTGTCTAAGACTGTGAAGAGATAGTTATATAAAGTGGAGTGGCCCTTAGTTTCGAGAGGTTATTGTGCAAATTCAGGGGATCGGTGGCTCGAAGTGATGTAGTCCTGACTGAGATTTGGCTAGGAATATTACATTGCACAATTCTCTCGAACTTCTAGATGAGTAGGTTGAAAGAGAATAGAGAACAGGAGGCACTTGTAATACAGGTTGTATTTAACAGTAGCTAGATATTATTCACGAATATAACCGATATCATATCAACCATGAATGTGCCGTGATCCCGTACAAGTGGCGTTGGAGCATGGTTGCGTCGCGATATACACTCAATAATCGTGACATAGCTCACGGTATGAGGCTATTTCCGAATAAAGTTAAAATTCTCGGTAGGCGAATTTCTCTCGCCTATTGCCAGATAAGCCAGCGGCATGGGTTTGGTTAATTCGACAATTAGCCCGTCTGCATTTGTCCCGGAGGGCGCGATGACCGAGCTGGGTGTCAACGAATCAACCCGACAGCACCTCGGAATATTTGATACCACAATGCTGACAATGCAACTAGCGTCAAGTATGTTCCAAGTCAATGTTACTTCCTAACGTGCCTTATCGTTACCGAGATGTCCCGGGATGGAGGGCCGACCTGTGCTTCCGAGGAGAGCCACTCCGGGAGGAACGCAAAATACCGACATTCTAGAACATTACGCAACTCAAAACCTGATACGGACCCCGGTTTTCTTCAAAAGTCCCAGGCCGCTATTCTACAATGATCTGCTCACCCCTAGGTGATCtcggtggtggttgttgagacCGTGGCCCATATATTGCCGCACGCTTCGCCCTACACAGATAGACGATTTTCGTCTCTGGTAAAAATTTACTAGCTTTCAAGATAAGCGCCCCGAATAAAGAGCTTTTATTTGCGATAATGGCAAAGCCTGATAACGAGACGGCTGTCCAAGATGACAAGGGCGGATACCGCCAAATCAACAAGGCACTGAATATTTGCGTGTTCGAAGACTATCTCGACAGCCAAAGGGAAAGGCTACCAGTTTTGGCTGATGTTGAGCAACTTACACCGCGAGTACTCCGTGTGCTTGGCCAAAACCCTGGCAAGGTATGTATCGATTATCCCGACTTACAACCACGCTGGGGCAGTACTAACAAGCCCATGCAGTTTACATATCAAGGTACAAACACATACATCGTTGGTACAGGGAAGCAGAGGTTGATGATTGacactggcggcggcgaacTGGCATGGGCTGAGCTAATTGAGTCTACGCTCAAGTCCATGGACATAAGCCTCTCTCATGTCTTATTGACTCACTGGCACGGCGACCATACCGGGGGTGTGCCCGACCTTCTACGTCTCTACCCATACCTCAAAGATGAAATTTACAAGAACGACCCCAACGGTACTCAACAAGATATTACGGACAACCAGATCTTCGCTGTTGAAGGCGCAACAGTGCGCGCTATACATGTGCCAGGTCACTCGGAAGATCACATGTGTTTCATTCTTGAAGAGGAGATGGCGATGTTCACCGGTGACAatattcttggccatggtaCTAGCGTCGTGGAAGACTTAGGAACATTCATGGCTAGTATGCACCGTATGGCAGGGGAAGCCTGTAACATCGGCTACTCAGCTCATGGTGTTACCATCACAGATCTACCCGCCAAAATAAGTACCGAACTGGATAGTCGCTACAGACGTGAACGTCAAGTTTTAAATGCACTGAAGAGGCTGCACTCCCATGGCCAGAAGAGCGCATCTGTCGGCGACGTTGTGATGCAGATTTACGGGACGGCAGTGACCAAGGAGACGCGCGAGCTGGCACTTGAACCGTTTATCAATGAAGTCTTGTGCAAACTTGCTGGAGATCTAAAGATTGCTTTCCAGATTCGGGGAGGGACGAAAAAGTGGTATTCTATCGAGAGTGTAAAGTCACATCCCCAGCTCCACACTCTCGGGACATCTGGCCCTCGATTAATGGATGTTTATGCCGGGTAAGATTATTTGAGCTTATAGATTCTTGTTTCAAAACATAGCTAGATTGAAAGTTTGATAAGTTTGCTGTTTGTGTCTCGAAGAGCTATTGTGTCCTTGTTACTCTAGCTACATCCGATGTCAACGTCTGGGGCCTATTGCAGCCTGTGAGAATGCTTCAAAGCTAGACTGATCTCATATGCGGCACTATTGGCTCCGACAGATGTGCCATGCTGACACATATGTATTAGATTCTACATTGTAGTCATAGCGGCGAATTCAGTAAGATGGAACTAAGTGCCGTCGGGGATATAAATTTCGGTCAAATTATTTCGGGCCCGAGGTTCGCGTGTCAGTGGACCCCGTCAGATGAAGGCAAAGCTCGTACTTGACCGTATGTGCCGACTTGAATGATCTAGCTAATTGGCGGAATGGATTACTTTCTCGGTAAGTTAGATTGTAGTATTCTTAGTAATATTCGGGAAGAAAACAGGTTACACGGCGGCAGGGCAAATGCCAAGTGGTGGCTGGGCGCTGTGCGCAACCCGTCTGATGTGCCAAGAATGCACACACCTTCATGGTCtcctttgttttttttttccaaTATTTTGCAAAATCATCGAGTCCATCGACCTCTCTATTACCATTTCAACGGCTACCTGATTCATACCACCCGTAATATCTTCTCACTTCGAGCTTTTGTTCTTCATAGGTCCCTTGCCTCCCTGGCTACGGTAGACTTCAGGGTAAATAAACGGGATGATGATATTCGCAGATATTAATTTACGGTACACGATTTCTTATGGCAGTTTCATGGACAACGAAGTCTATTGGGTGAATTCCGGTGCTACGCTTATAAAATTGACAATGTAGCCCGAATGTAGTGTTGACCACAACATGAGAGCCGCAAATCTCATAAGGAGAAGAACTGAATCTCTAGATACGACAAGTAGATAAGAACTACATGATCTAGTGCTGTTTATATCCCGTGTATCTATCCACGATACCTCAGAATCATAGCCCGACTGAAAATACCCGTAGGCTCAACTTCCTTCCCCAATATCGCAATTTGGAACAAAAAAACCTGAGGAGGTCACCCCAACATCTTCACGTCTATTAAAATTTTCCTGTGCGGTACTCCCTCGGGATGGGAGGCAAAACATCCACACCATCTTGCAGAATCATGGACTGTCCACCTTGAATATGGCTAAGAATATGACAGTGCAGCAACCAAACACCTGGGTTATCACTTGGTCGACGTAGAGCAAGCCAGGACCCTGCATCCCCTAACGTAAGGTAGGTATCCCGGATCGGTGGATTCACAAGGTTGAACGCGTCTGGCATAGCGGCGGCTGCCTCCTCAATGGTATTCCAGGTAAAATTGGTAGAACCACGCCCAAGAACATAGAAGTGTCTACCGTGAACGTGAAtaggatgagaaggaccgAATCCTGGTGTGAACATAATGTAGTCAACCCATTTTGTCTTGCCAAGAGTGGTGACGGTGTGGTTGTCTTGTCTACCAGGCTGTGGCGACAGGAGCAAGGGCGGCTGGTTTTCCGTGTTCTCTGGGAGGACAGTTTCATTCATGGACCAGAAGGAGGCAGATTTACCGACAaccatgtccaacttgtAGGTGACATCAGCCTTGGGAGGGGTCTGGGGCGGATAAGGGCGAGCCTTGTCAGGGTCAAAAAATACGACGTTGGCAGTCAAGTTTTGACCCGTCTCGTTGATCCAAGGATCGGTAGGCGCAGGGTTCTGTTTCTGGCCACGGATCTGGAAGTCGATGGTGGCTTTGGTAGATACCATGAAGGATGGCGCAGTCGAAGAAATGCGCAATGTGTACTTTCTAGGTTTCTCCAGCTTCACGAGAACTGTGTATCGTTCGCCGTTGCTGATTCCAACCGAGTTGACCAGCTTTGGCTCAATGTCGTTgccatcagcagcaacaacataCATGGACATTTCATCCAGAGAGACTTGGGCAGTCTGAGATGAGAATCCTCCAATGAGATCAAACATTGCCCAGGTCTCGTCGCCAGCTCTTCTTTGTGTGATGGGAAATGTGAGATACGGAGTCTTGGTGGCATTGCAACCGTAAAAGAAGTGGTGTGGAACAGCCTTGAGGTCCGGATTACCCCAGGGAGGACCAAATGCTGCGATAATCTCGGGGGGCAGACATCTACACATCTCGTTAGTTTGTGACGTAGTTATTTGAAGAGGCAGCATAAATGAACCGCAAAAAATGGCCAACTTACGATTTATCGGTGAGCTTGGCTCCAGGAATACTACTCAGGATGCCAATTTGCTCTGGCATGATGATTTTGTTCTGCTCTTCCGGGGTCAAGCAATTGACCTGGCCCTTGCCGTTGAGAAGCATAGAGTCAAAGCAAGGAGTTGGGACGCCTGTAACGCTCGAAGAAGCCCATTCATCACTAGAGATGAGCTGGCGCCAGTCGGAGAGCATGAGAGGGATGCGGTTCTTCTCAGCCCGCTCGATGGCCGCGAGAGATTTCGGATTTTGGGTGATGAAATGATAAGGATTAGGCGTATTGGCGGCTGGATGAATGACAATAGGTCCAATGAGGCCATCAGCCATCTGGCTATGACTATGAGCGTGATACCAGAATGAACCGTGTTGCGTCGCTTTCCACTTGTACACAAATTTGCCACCAGGTTGAATTTCATTTTGAGACATGCCTGGTGTTCCATCAGACCAAGGTGTGCCAATCATTTCAATGCCTGCAGAAATTGGGTTAGAAGGTATTTCATGGTAGAATAGAATGTTGCTAGATTGCAAGCGGCGCTTTCGTGAGACTGACCATGGAAGTGAAGGGTGGTGTTCTGTGGTGACAAGTTCTTAACTGtgacaacaacatcatccccCTCGTGGAGGTTCATGGTGGGACCAGGAAATTGACCATTAATCTTGAACATTTTTCGAACTTGGCCATCGGGAGCTCCATTCTCCCAGGTGATGGTGAAGTCGTAGTGGCGAGTACAGGCTGCTAACACAGCTTGTAAGACAAGGCTAAAGAATAGCCACAGGGAAGTAGACGCCATCTTTTAGAATCAAGATATTCCACTTCAGTAAATATAGTTGATTCTAATCTTGATTTCATAATTTTCAACAATAACAAAACAGGCTACGTAGTTGACATGTTTATAGAAATTGCGACCGtctccaaacttggcatccCTGCTTTCATAACGGGATGTCAGGACTGGAGCGGCGCGGTGAGGGCATCGAAAAAACGAACGACGAGCCGTTCTTCCGGCAACAAGCTCCCGAACCGGGCCATAAGTGACCATGATGATCTAAGCTACCGATAAAAGAGCCAATTACATTAAACATGTAGTACTGGTGTTGAAAAATTGTACCGACAGTGGCGCCCAACATACAAAGGTACTGGCCGGGAGTTATGACTCGGGCCTTTGCATGTCGGGGCAATTGATGCAAGCCACCAGCCCAGCATTAGCCTATGCATGTTTCGTCGAGACGGATTAGATGGTCCTACAGACAAACCAGATTTTAGAACTATCCTTCTTAACTACCGCAGCTTTTCCATTGCCCATCTGTTGGCAGAATAGCGCTTATTCCCGACAGACTCAAAGACCTGGTGGACAGATTTCTTAAGAGCGACGGACGGGAGCCAGAAACCGTCGACCAGGGATCACAGGGCTCTATTTCATTTTACAAGAGCACGAATTTCAAGCCAATATGTCAGATACGAAAGAAATACCTGTCGCTTTATCGGACACAGAGATAGAGAGTGTCGGTTcgccaactcctccaacaccagaagGCAGTGATGTCGCTTCTGCTAGCAAGAATGACTTTGAAGTCGATTGGGATGGGCCAGATGACCCAAACAACCCCAGAAACTGGTCAACACCCATGCGTCTTGCGCAAATTATCCCCATTGGCATTTTTGCCCTCAACATGACTCTGGCAGCTACCATGTTTGCGCCAGGAGTCGAGCAACTCGTACAAGAGTTCGGCATCACGACCAGCATCATCTCAACCATGTCCCTCACGATTTATGTTCTCGGTTTTGGCGCCGGCGTCGTAATTGCACCACTTTCGGAGCTATACGGCCGCCTGTGGTTGTACCACGGGTCGAATATGGCTTGGTTGGCCTTTTCACTCGGCTGTGCGTTTAGTACAAACATCACTTCATTTCTCATCTGCCGTTTCTTGGCTGGGTGCGCGGGTTCCGTGCCCATGACTTGTGGAGGAGGCACAGTCGCAGATCTGGTTCCTCCAAAGGATCGAGGCAAATACATGGCTGTTTGGGGCCTTGGTCCTCAGTTGGGACCTATCATTGGCCCTATTGTGGGAGGATTCATGTCTCAGGCTGTGGGTTGGCGATGGACATTTCGCTTACTTTCCATTCTTGTGAGTTCATCTCCAATGTGGTGTTCACGCTTCAAACTCATATAAACAGCCACGCTAATGAGTATCTCTCCAGGGTGGCATCTCTCTTCTGGTTGGCGCGATAATTCTCCGAGAGACAAACGAAGCCATCCTGCTCAAGCGAAAGGCCGCAAAACTTCGCCAGGTCAGCGGCAATGAAGCATACACCCCAGCCTCTCGTGTCAACAAAGTTGGCAATTTATCCGCCGGCCGCTTCTTACTCCGCGCCCTCATTCGTCCGACCAAAATGCTCATGCTCTCGCCTATTGTGCTTTCCGCATCGCTATATAACGCCTTCATTTTCGGCCTCATGTTTATGCTGTTCGACACGTTCCCTCAGGTGTTTGACAGCCAGTACGGGTTCGCTCCTGGCGTCCAAGGCCTCGTATATGTGGCCTTTGGCGTGGGTACGTTGCTAGGAATGCCCATCTTGACTAAATTTAGCGACAAGATTATGAGCCGTGATGGAGTTAGAGCCGCGCCAGAACGACGTCTTCTGCTTATGCTCTGGTTTAGTCCAACTATCGCCATTGGTTTTGTATGGTATGGTTGGTCTGCTGAGAAACAGACGCACTGGATTGTGCCTATCCTCGGGACACTTATCATTGGGTTCGGCTCCTTGTTTGTCATGCTGATAACCCAAATCTACTTGGTGGATGTGTTtgacgctgctgccgctgcaTCAGCGTTGAGTGCGGTGCTTATTACTCGTACCATTGCTGGGGCTTTTTTGCCATTCTGCGGTACGCCTCTGTATTCTCGGCTCGGCTATGGCTGGGGTAATAGCTTATTGGCACTTATTCTGGTGGTACTCTATCCCATACCGCTGATACTATATCGTTATGGCAAGAAACTTCGAGATAGGTTTCCGGTCAAGCTGTAGAGGAGCTGGTAAGTCTTTGGTGTGGAGCCAGGCGGCTGGAGGAGTGCAGATAGTACAACACATATTAGCCAGTGTTAGGCAGAGTAAAATAAACCAAAGTCACAACAGTAGTCAAATAGTATGCAATTGGTGATGGTATTACGCCCGCAGCGTATTATAAGGAGGCTCCGCTGCCTGGCCGTCTCATACTCGACTGTTCTTTGGAGCAGCACGTGAAGGACTTCTTCGAGAAAAAAACCTGTAGTAGCCGCTAAGCGCTAAGTAAGTATCATCACCTGAATCCAGTGACAGATTCCCTTGAAAAGAGTTCACAGTGGCGCAATATCGACGCAAAGATGttttgccatggctgcaacTAGTACATCATATATCAATATCTAAAACTATGGTGCCATCCTAACTTCTGGACGCAACTGTAACTAACGGGCTCAGAATAACAAGTGTAAATCTACGACGACGAATTTTCGCTCTCAATCCTCCATTCGAGCCAATCAAATGCCAAAAGCAGTATCAGCCGAGATAAAGTTCGAGGGTGTCTTGCCAACCACCTTTCCCTTAGCCTTCAAGAACGCGACGGCACCTCGGAGGCCTTCTTCATGTGACGCGGTAAGATCTAGATGTCATGTGTTAACAACTTGACCTGCATAGTGATCCTCAAAATGCATGTACATACCTGGCAATGAACCGGCCCAACAGCCATGGGCTCTCAAAGAGATCTCAGTTTCATTCTGGAAGAGACCCCTACCCTCCATAGTAACATAAAATCCCGGAGTCCAGCCCTTGGGTGCCGTCTTGGGGTCTTCGTATTCCTGGTAACTCTGAAGAAAGGACCGGTCACGGCGCACAGTA is a genomic window containing:
- a CDS encoding beta-lactamase-like protein (similar to Metarhizium robertsii ARSEF 23 XP_007822763.1) is translated as MAKPDNETAVQDDKGGYRQINKALNICVFEDYLDSQRERLPVLADVEQLTPRVLRVLGQNPGKFTYQGTNTYIVGTGKQRLMIDTGGGELAWAELIESTLKSMDISLSHVLLTHWHGDHTGGVPDLLRLYPYLKDEIYKNDPNGTQQDITDNQIFAVEGATVRAIHVPGHSEDHMCFILEEEMAMFTGDNILGHGTSVVEDLGTFMASMHRMAGEACNIGYSAHGVTITDLPAKISTELDSRYRRERQVLNALKRLHSHGQKSASVGDVVMQIYGTAVTKETRELALEPFINEVLCKLAGDLKIAFQIRGGTKKWYSIESVKSHPQLHTLGTSGPRLMDVYAG
- a CDS encoding multicopper oxidase (similar to Colletotrichum graminicola M1.001 XP_008095469.1), producing MASTSLWLFFSLVLQAVLAACTRHYDFTITWENGAPDGQVRKMFKINGQFPGPTMNLHEGDDVVVTVKNLSPQNTTLHFHGIEMIGTPWSDGTPGMSQNEIQPGGKFVYKWKATQHGSFWYHAHSHSQMADGLIGPIVIHPAANTPNPYHFITQNPKSLAAIERAEKNRIPLMLSDWRQLISSDEWASSSVTGVPTPCFDSMLLNGKGQVNCLTPEEQNKIIMPEQIGILSSIPGAKLTDKSCLPPEIIAAFGPPWGNPDLKAVPHHFFYGCNATKTPYLTFPITQRRAGDETWAMFDLIGGFSSQTAQVSLDEMSMYVVAADGNDIEPKLVNSVGISNGERYTVLVKLEKPRKYTLRISSTAPSFMVSTKATIDFQIRGQKQNPAPTDPWINETGQNLTANVVFFDPDKARPYPPQTPPKADVTYKLDMVVGKSASFWSMNETVLPENTENQPPLLLSPQPGRQDNHTVTTLGKTKWVDYIMFTPGFGPSHPIHVHGRHFYVLGRGSTNFTWNTIEEAAAAMPDAFNLVNPPIRDTYLTLGDAGSWLALRRPSDNPGVWLLHCHILSHIQGGQSMILQDGVDVLPPIPREYRTGKF
- a CDS encoding MFS transporter (similar to Aspergillus clavatus NRRL 1 XP_001269052.1), with product MSDTKEIPVALSDTEIESVGSPTPPTPEGSDVASASKNDFEVDWDGPDDPNNPRNWSTPMRLAQIIPIGIFALNMTLAATMFAPGVEQLVQEFGITTSIISTMSLTIYVLGFGAGVVIAPLSELYGRLWLYHGSNMAWLAFSLGCAFSTNITSFLICRFLAGCAGSVPMTCGGGTVADLVPPKDRGKYMAVWGLGPQLGPIIGPIVGGFMSQAVGWRWTFRLLSILGGISLLVGAIILRETNEAILLKRKAAKLRQVSGNEAYTPASRVNKVGNLSAGRFLLRALIRPTKMLMLSPIVLSASLYNAFIFGLMFMLFDTFPQVFDSQYGFAPGVQGLVYVAFGVGTLLGMPILTKFSDKIMSRDGVRAAPERRLLLMLWFSPTIAIGFVWYGWSAEKQTHWIVPILGTLIIGFGSLFVMLITQIYLVDVFDAAAAASALSAVLITRTIAGAFLPFCGTPLYSRLGYGWGNSLLALILVVLYPIPLILYRYGKKLRDRFPVKL